TCCAGCGTGGGCTGATCGGTGAGATCATCTCCCGCTTCGAGGACCGCGGCCTCAAGCTCGTCGGCGCGAAGTTCATGCAGATCTCCGACGAGCTGGCGCACGAACACTACGGCGAACACGAGGGTAAGCCGTTCTTCGACGGTCTCGTCGACTTCATCACGTCCGGCCCGGTCATGGCGATGGTCTGGGAGGGCCAGGACGCCACCCGGCAGGTCCGGACCATGATGGGCGAGACCGACCCCGCCGAATCGGCGCCCGGCACCATCCGCGGCGACTTCGGCCTCGACCTCGGCCGGAACGTCATCCACGGCTCCGACCATGCCGACGAGGGCGCGAACGAGCGCGAGATCGACCTCTTCTTCGACGAGGACGAACTGCAGGACTACGAGCGGATCGACGAGACCTGGCTGTACGAGTAGTTATCCGGTCTCGCCGAGATACCCCGACACGAGCCGTTCTTCGGCCCGGCGCAACCGATAGGAGAGTGTCGACCGCGGCACGTCGAGTTTCGTGGCCAGTTCGTCGAGCGTAATCTCGCGTGGCGTCCGGTAGTAGCCGTGATCGAGGGCCGCGCGCATCGCGGTCCGCTGATCCGGGGGAGCGCTATCGAGCCCAACGAGTCGTGCCCCCACCGCTCGGCGTCACAGAGATGGCCCATGTGAAAGGAGAGGCCCTCCCGTAGATTCGCGCCGAGGGCGTCGTACAACAGGCCCACCTTCTCGTCCGATTTCATGAAGATGCGCCAGCAGTGGCGATTCTCCCGTCGCGTGGAGCAGTAGAGCGATCCGTGTGGGAGATACCGACCGGCGAGCGTCTGGACGGATTCGCCGTCCTCGACGTTCTCGACGTGGCTGTAGATCACCCGCTCGTCGTCCGAGCGCTCCAGCACGTCGTGGTACCGCGTGGCAGAACAGTCCGTCTCGGTCACCGACGCCGTCCGCACCGTCTCGTCGAGGCGGAGCCGTTCGACTGCGTCGAGCGCCGCTGTCGGGCCGATCAGCCGTTCGATGCGCCAGAAGCGATCCTCGGTCACACAGCCGTGTAGCGCCTCGGCGACGAGCGTCGGATGTTCGATGAACACGTCCATCACCGGATCGGCACCCGTTTCGTACACGATGTCGAACGCGAACTCACGCATCGGGCAGCCTCCAGTCGTCGTGGGACTCCGCCAACACACTCCGGAGTATGTCGGCCAGCGCATAAGGGTTCCCTACCGTCGAGCAACCAACACGAGTTGTCGAGCGACAACTCAATCATTATTTATGATCGTAGCGTGAACGTTACTGTCTGGCATGAGTACTGACAAACCCGATTCGACGGCTGAGAAGCACGGACACGAACACCACGAGGTAGAGGGACCGGGCTATCCGACGCCCGGAGCGATGCGAACCGAGTCGGAGCGCGAGAAGACGGCCTTCGTCATCGCGCTCCGTGTCGGGATGGACGTCGACGGCTCCGACTTCATCGGCGTCGTCGACCTCGACCCCGAATCGGACACGTACAGCGAACTGATCGACACCGTCGAGATGCCGAACAAGGGCGACGAACTCCACCACTTCGGCTGGAACACCTGTTCGTCCTCGTGTCACGCCGAGGGGCTGATGCGCGATCACCTCATCGTCCCCGGACAGCGGTCCTCCCGCATCCACATCCTCGACGCCGAGGATCCACGGAACATGGACATCGAGAAGGTCATCGAACCCGAGGAGATCTTCGAACACGACCTCTCGGCGCCGCACACCGTTCACTGCGTGCCCGGCGGGAAGATCGTCATCAGCATGCTCGGGAACGCCGACGGCGAACTCCCCGGTGGCTTCCTCCAGTTGGACCAGGGCGACTTCTCCATCGACGGCCACTGGGAAGCCGATCTCGGCGACATGGAGATGAACTACGACTACTGGTACCAGCCCCGACACAACGTGATGGTCTCGACGGAGTGGGCCGCGCCGAACACCTACTACCCGGGCTTCGACCTCGAAGACGTCGAAGACGGCAAATACGGTGACAGCATCCACATCTGGGACTGGGAGGAGAAGACCCACCAGCAAACCCTCACCTTCGGCGAGGAAGGGCTGATTCCGCTCGAAGTCCGCATGCCACACGACCCCATGGAGACCCAGGGCTTCGTCGGCGCAGCGCTCTCCTCGAACATCCTCCACTTCTGGGAGGAAGACGACGGTCAGTGGGAGTGGCAGAAGGTCATCGACATCGAGGACCGCGAACACGAGGACTGGGACATGCCCGTCCCCGGCCTCGTGACGGACATCGTCGTCTCGCTCGACGATCAGTATCTCTTCTTCTCGAACTGGCTCCACGGCGACGTGCGGATGTACGACGTGAGCGACTGGGGCAACCCCCGACTCGTCGACCAGGTCTGGGCAGGTGGCAACTTCGCCGACCGACAGGAGATTCAGGGCACCGAAATCCGCGGCGCTCCACAGATGCTCCAGCTCAGCCGCGACGGGAAGCGGCTCTACTGGACTACCTCCCTGTTCTCCTCGTGGGACAACCAGTTCTACCCCGACATCGGCGAGCAGGGGTCGCTGATGATGAAAGCCGACGTCTACCCCGACGAGGGGCGGATGGAACTCGACGAGGACTTCCTCGTCGACTTCGGCGACGCCCCTGGCGGTCCCGCCCGCGCCCACGAGATTCGCTGGCCCGGCGGCGACTGCACCAGCGACGTCTGGCAGTAGCCGTCGATGCCCCACGAGGTCACGCTGGAGTGGCGCGACGGCCGGTCGGCGACCGTCGCGGTTCGGGATGGGGAGACGGTCATCGACGCCACCGAGCGCGAAGGCCTCGGGGTTCCCTACGGCTGTCTCTACGGTGCCTGCGGCACCTGCACCGGACGCCTACTCGAGGGAGACCTCGTCCACGTCGACCGGCCGAACGGGCTGAAGCCACAGCACCGACGGGAGGGCTACGTGTTTCTCTGCGTCGCTGAACCCCGCTCCGACTGCCGGATCGAGGTCGGCGCCGAGATTCAGGCCGACCTCGTGCCGAATCCGTGGAAATGAGAGCGAGTATCCGCTGGGCGGCCGCCGTCCTCGGGGTCGCGGTCCTGTCGACACCGGCGGCCGCCCACGGCGTCGCCGCCGCAGCGACCGGTCTCCCCTTTACCCTCGTCGTCGCGGGCGTCGTCGTCGTGAGTCTGCTCGGGGGCGGCGTCGTCCTCGTCGCGTACGGCCGACTCCCCCGGCCGACGCGTGGGGCCGTCCCGTTGCTCGTGGTCTCTCTCGGCGTCGCGGCCCTGGCACTCGCCGCGACGCGGGCGACGGCGGCGACGTTCGTCGGTCTGGCCGCCGGCATCGGCGCCGTCTACCTCGGCCGCGACGCGGCGATTACGGACTGTGGCGCCTGTGCCGACGCGGCGCTGGGTGCCGTGACGCTCCACCGCGGACTGGAGGGTGTGGTCCTCGCCACCGTCTACGCCGCCGACGCGGCCATCGGCCTCGCGGGCGCCGCCGTCGTCGCCGGCCACGCCGCCGCCGAGACGGCCGCCGTGGGGTCGATGTACGCGGCGGCCGGCCGGCGGTACGCCCTCGCCGCCGTCCTCGTCGTGCAGGCCGGCTTCGTCGTCGGCGTCGCCGTCGGCTGGGGTGTCGTCGACGGGGTGTCGCCCGTCGCGGAGGCCGGCCTGTTGGCGCTCGTCGGGGGCGTCCTCCTCGCCGTCGGGACCCGTGAGGCACGCCGTCGGCACGCGGCCCCCGTCGCCGCCGCGTGATCACGCGACCGGGTCGCCGTCTTCCCACAGGAGTTCGAACAGCTGTGAGAGCGTCGCGTAGAGGTGGGGGCTCGTCGTCGAGATGCCGACGTAGCCGTCGTCGTTCGGCGACTTGAACGCCAGCAGGATGCTCTCGCCGTCGTACGTGTAGAGTCGGCCGCGAATGTCCTGGACCCGTCGCATCGCCATCAGCTCCGTCGTCCGCTCGCGAACCGACGGATCGAGCGCCCGGTCGTCGGAGATCAGCGCCCGAATTTCGACGTCGGCGGCAGCTTTCGTCGCGAGGAGTTCGGCGTGGTGGTTGGCGATACGCTCGAAACTCTCGGGCGTCGTGATCATCAGAATCTCCTCCGTCGCATCGTCCCCGAGACGCTCCAGTTTCTCGAGGATGTGGTGTCGGTTCGGGTACGACCAACTGATGTCCACCTCGTCGTCGCCCTCCCGTCCGTAGTCCGCACCCTCGACGGCGTCGAGGAAGTGTTCGCCGAGCCCCTGAATCTCGTCGAGTTTCCGGACGTGTTCGCGCCGCTTGAAGTCGCGGAACTGCGATACGGCCTGGTTCGGATCGACCGGGCCGAACTTCTTCGGGCGCCCCTCCTGGACGACGACGAAGCCCTTGGTGTTGAGCGAGTCGAGGACGTCGTACACCCGGGACTGTGGGACGCCCGCACGCTCGGCGACCTCCTTCGCGGTCGACGTGCCGCCCTGCAGCAGTCCGACGTACGTCGCCGCCTCGTACTCGGAAAGTCCCATCTCCTGCAGGTAGAGCTCGGGCTGGGTGCTCACACGTCTACTCCATGCCGGTCCTACTTGCGTTTTGTCCCGCGTTCGCGCCCGCCCTACGTCCTAGTTCAATATATATGTGTTATTACAACACTTATTTACAACTCGCCAGTGGTGAAGTAGATATAATACTAACAGAACGTGTTCATATCTCGTGTCGAAATAGATGTTTGGAGAACGAGATCACACAGCACGAAACGTACGGACAAAAAAATACGGTATAAGTGAGGTGAACGTGTAATGGCGATGGACCTCGACGAGGCGGCGGTGACGCATCCGCTCGATCCACTGGCACCCGAGGAGATCTCCACCGCCACCGACATCCTCGAAGCCGAGTGGGACGTCGCGGACGACGCCGTCTACCACAACGTCGTCCTCGACGAACCCGAGAAGGAGTTCGTCCGCGCCTACGAGGACGGCGACCACTTCGACCGCGAGGCGTTCGTCGTCGTTCGACAGGACGGCGAGACGTACGAGGCGACGGTGTCCATCACGGGTGAAGAGCTCCTCGACGTGACTCACATCGAGGACGTGCAGCCGGCTATCACGCCGCCGGAGGTCGATCAGGCCGAACAGGTCGTCATCAACGACCCCGAGTGGCAGGCGGCGGCCGCCAAGCGCGGCGTCGAGAACTTCGACCTCGCCATCGTCGATCCGTGGCCGGCGAGCGGGTTCGAACCCGACGCGCACGACGACCGGCGCCTCGTCCGCGCCATCTCGTGGATTCGGACCGAGGAGGAGGACAACGGCTACGCCCGACCCATCGAGGGGCTGTTCGCCTTCGTCGACCTCGACGAGATGGAGGTCGTGAAAATCGAGGACAACGGCGTCGTCGACGAGGACAATCCCCTGCCGCCCGAGGACGCCGACTTCCGGGCCGACCGCGTCGACACGCGGGACGACTTCAAGCACCTCGACGTGGTCCAGCCCGAGGGTCCGAGCTTCGAGGTCGATGGCCAGACCGTCGAGTGGCTGGACTGGGAGTTCCAGGTCGGCTGGACGCCCCGGGAGGGGCTGGTCTTCCACGACGTCACCTTCGAGGACGAGGGCGAGAAGCGCAAGGTGCTCCACCGCGCCTCCGCCTCGGAGATGGCCGTTCCCTACGGCGACAGCGACCCCAACCACTCCTGGAAGGAGGCGTTCGACATCGGCGAGTTCCACGTCGGCCGGATGGCGAACGTGCTCACCGAGGGCTGTGACTGCCTCGGCGAGATGCACTACTTCGACGTGGCGATGAACGACACCAGCGGCGACCCGAAGACGATGCCGAACGCCATCTGTATGCACGAGGAGGACGACGGCGTCCTCTGGAAGCATACGGAGTGGCGGAAGGAACACACGGAGGTACGGCGTCGCCGCCGCCTCGTCGTCTCCTTCATCGCCACCGTCTACAACTACGACTACGGCTTCTACTGGTACTTCTACCCCGACGGCTCCATCGATGGTGAAGTCCGCCTGACGGGTATCGACTCCAACGGGGTGGTTCCCGCCGACGAGGACGCCACGGACACCAACGGCGAGTACGAACTCGTCGCGCCGCAGGTCAAAACCTCCATCCACCAGCACCACTTCAACTTCCGACTCGACTTCGACATCGACGAGGCCCCGAACCGTGTGAAGGAAGTCCACAACGAACCCGTCGGTAGCGACCGCAAGAAGGGGTTCAAGGCGAAGGAGACGGTCCTGGAGTCCGAGATGGAGGCCCGCGACGACATCGACCCGCTGAACGGCAAGTACTGGCGGGTCGAGAGCACCGAGACGACGAACTCCTACGGTCGGCCCTGTGGCTACAAGCTGGAGCCACACTCCAACGTCAACTCGCCGGCGCGGCCCACGTCCAGCACGAAAAAGCGGGCCGGGTTCATCGACAACAACTTCTGGGCGACCCAGTACGACCCGGACGAGCAGTTCGCGGCGGGCGACTACCCCAACCAGAACGACGAGACGTCGGGGCTGGCCGAGTGGACCGAACAGGATCGCAACCTCGACGGCGAGGACGTGGTCTGCTGGTACACGCTCGGCGTCAACCACGTCACCCGCGCGGAGGACTGGCCGGTGTTGCCCGTCGAGGTGGCGAGTTTCACCCTCAAACCCGAGGGCTTCCTCGACAGCAACCCCGCCATCTCGCTCCCGCCCGAGCCGTGCCACACCGAACACGACCTGACGTCGACGGGGGACGACTGAGATGTCGCTGCTCCAGGTCGATCCGTCCGTCGTCGCCGAGGGCGTCAACCTGCTCTGGGTGATGGTCGCCACCTTCCTCGTGTTCTTCATGCACGCGGGCTTCGGCATGCTCGAATCCGGGCAGGTTCGTTCGAAAAACGTCGCGAACCAGCTGACGAAGAACGTCCTGACGTGGGGCGTCGGCGTCCTCGCGTACTTCGTCGTCGGCGTCGGCGTCTCGGCCATCGTCGCCGGCGTCACCTCCGGGAGCGGCTTCTCGGCACCCTTCGCCTACTACGCCGGGGGCTCGACGGCGTGGGCGAGCATCCTCTTCGGCGCCGCGTTCTCGATGGTCGCCGCGTCCATCGTCTCCGGCGCCGTCGCCGAACGCGCCCAACTGCGCGGCTACCTCCTCTTTACCGTCCTCGTCGGGGCGCTCATCTACCCCGTCGCGACGGGGCTGACGTGGGGTGGCGGCTTCCTCGCCACGCTCGGCTTCCAGGACTTCGCTGGCGCCGCCGTCGTCCACATGACCGGCGGGGTCTGTGGACTCGTCGCCGCCTACATCGTCGGCCCGCGGGTCGGCAAGTTCGACGCCGACGGCTCCCCGAACGTCATCCCGGGCCACTCGCTTCCCTACGCCATCCTCGGGACGCTCATCCTCGCGTTCGGCTGGTACGGCTTCAACGTCGGCACCGCAGTCAACGTCTTCCAGGTCACCGACGCCGGCGAACTCGCCCTCGCCGACTACGCCTACGCCGGCCGCGTCGCCATCAACACCGCGCTCGTGATGGCCACCGGCAGCATCGGTGCCGCGGCGGTCAGCGTCCTCCGCAGCGGGAAAGTCGACAGCCTCATGTGCGCCAACGGTCTGCTCGCGGGACTCGTCTCCGTCTGTTCGATCGCGGCGGTGGCGAGTTGGCCCGCGACGCTCGTCGTCGGCTTCGTCGCCGGCGTGCAGGTCGTCCTCGTCTTCGACCTGCTCGAGAAAGTCGGCATCGACGACGTCTGTGCCGTCTTCCCGGTCCACGGCTCCGCCGGCGCGCTGAGCGCGCTCGCGTACCCCTTCGTGAACACCACGTCGGCGTTCTCCATCTCCCAGCTCGGCGTACAGGTCGTCGGCATCGTCGTCCTCGCGGCTTGGGCGGCGATCATCACCGGCGCCATCTACGGCCTGCTGAAGGCCCTCGGCTGGGCGCGGGTGAGCGAGGAACACGAACGCGAGGGGCTCGACTCCTCGGAACACGGCATCGTCACCTACCCCGAGTTCGGCGACAACTCGGTCAGCACTCCCGGACGTGCCGGTAGCACGACCGCCGCCGACAGCGGGGTGGCCGACGATGACTGAGATCGAGATGGTCGTCGCCTACATCCGCCCGGACACGCTCGGCGCGGTGAAA
This window of the Haloplanus rubicundus genome carries:
- the ndk gene encoding nucleoside-diphosphate kinase; this translates as MSDAERTFVMVKPDGVQRGLIGEIISRFEDRGLKLVGAKFMQISDELAHEHYGEHEGKPFFDGLVDFITSGPVMAMVWEGQDATRQVRTMMGETDPAESAPGTIRGDFGLDLGRNVIHGSDHADEGANEREIDLFFDEDELQDYERIDETWLYE
- a CDS encoding bacterio-opsin activator, whose product is MREFAFDIVYETGADPVMDVFIEHPTLVAEALHGCVTEDRFWRIERLIGPTAALDAVERLRLDETVRTASVTETDCSATRYHDVLERSDDERVIYSHVENVEDGESVQTLAGRYLPHGSLYCSTRRENRHCWRIFMKSDEKVGLLYDALGANLREGLSFHMGHLCDAERWGHDSLGSIALPRISGPRCARPSITATTGRHARLRSTNWPRNSTCRGRHSPIGCAGPKNGSCRGISARPDNYSYSQVSSIRS
- a CDS encoding selenium-binding protein SBP56-related protein; the protein is MSTDKPDSTAEKHGHEHHEVEGPGYPTPGAMRTESEREKTAFVIALRVGMDVDGSDFIGVVDLDPESDTYSELIDTVEMPNKGDELHHFGWNTCSSSCHAEGLMRDHLIVPGQRSSRIHILDAEDPRNMDIEKVIEPEEIFEHDLSAPHTVHCVPGGKIVISMLGNADGELPGGFLQLDQGDFSIDGHWEADLGDMEMNYDYWYQPRHNVMVSTEWAAPNTYYPGFDLEDVEDGKYGDSIHIWDWEEKTHQQTLTFGEEGLIPLEVRMPHDPMETQGFVGAALSSNILHFWEEDDGQWEWQKVIDIEDREHEDWDMPVPGLVTDIVVSLDDQYLFFSNWLHGDVRMYDVSDWGNPRLVDQVWAGGNFADRQEIQGTEIRGAPQMLQLSRDGKRLYWTTSLFSSWDNQFYPDIGEQGSLMMKADVYPDEGRMELDEDFLVDFGDAPGGPARAHEIRWPGGDCTSDVWQ
- a CDS encoding 2Fe-2S iron-sulfur cluster-binding protein; translated protein: MPHEVTLEWRDGRSATVAVRDGETVIDATEREGLGVPYGCLYGACGTCTGRLLEGDLVHVDRPNGLKPQHRREGYVFLCVAEPRSDCRIEVGAEIQADLVPNPWK
- a CDS encoding TrmB family transcriptional regulator — encoded protein: MSTQPELYLQEMGLSEYEAATYVGLLQGGTSTAKEVAERAGVPQSRVYDVLDSLNTKGFVVVQEGRPKKFGPVDPNQAVSQFRDFKRREHVRKLDEIQGLGEHFLDAVEGADYGREGDDEVDISWSYPNRHHILEKLERLGDDATEEILMITTPESFERIANHHAELLATKAAADVEIRALISDDRALDPSVRERTTELMAMRRVQDIRGRLYTYDGESILLAFKSPNDDGYVGISTTSPHLYATLSQLFELLWEDGDPVA
- a CDS encoding primary-amine oxidase; translated protein: MAMDLDEAAVTHPLDPLAPEEISTATDILEAEWDVADDAVYHNVVLDEPEKEFVRAYEDGDHFDREAFVVVRQDGETYEATVSITGEELLDVTHIEDVQPAITPPEVDQAEQVVINDPEWQAAAAKRGVENFDLAIVDPWPASGFEPDAHDDRRLVRAISWIRTEEEDNGYARPIEGLFAFVDLDEMEVVKIEDNGVVDEDNPLPPEDADFRADRVDTRDDFKHLDVVQPEGPSFEVDGQTVEWLDWEFQVGWTPREGLVFHDVTFEDEGEKRKVLHRASASEMAVPYGDSDPNHSWKEAFDIGEFHVGRMANVLTEGCDCLGEMHYFDVAMNDTSGDPKTMPNAICMHEEDDGVLWKHTEWRKEHTEVRRRRRLVVSFIATVYNYDYGFYWYFYPDGSIDGEVRLTGIDSNGVVPADEDATDTNGEYELVAPQVKTSIHQHHFNFRLDFDIDEAPNRVKEVHNEPVGSDRKKGFKAKETVLESEMEARDDIDPLNGKYWRVESTETTNSYGRPCGYKLEPHSNVNSPARPTSSTKKRAGFIDNNFWATQYDPDEQFAAGDYPNQNDETSGLAEWTEQDRNLDGEDVVCWYTLGVNHVTRAEDWPVLPVEVASFTLKPEGFLDSNPAISLPPEPCHTEHDLTSTGDD